A single region of the Acidobacteriota bacterium genome encodes:
- a CDS encoding aminotransferase class I/II-fold pyridoxal phosphate-dependent enzyme, which produces MTNRSEAAIQSAHRIFRADRTKGLAESVIREMTRLALQHGAVNLSQGYPDFPAPALIKEAAKRAIDADVNQYSITWGAKKFRDALSRKLTGELGWEVDPERELTVVCGATEGMFVAFMALLNPGDEVIVFEPFYENYGPDCELTGAVPRLVSLHPPDFQFSREALRAAFNSRTRAIIINSPNNPSGKVFSRDELELIAALCREHDVLAITDEIYEHILYDGAVHIPMSTLPGMRERTVTINSCSKTYSVTGWRVGWVVAAPELTNSIRKVHDFLTVGAPAPLQEAAAEAVALPRSYYEELAAEYAVRRTRLLGILQDTGFRCFKPSGAYYIMADISAFRFPNDTEFVKHLITTIGVAAVPGSSFFRNPVDGAHLVRFTFCKKEETLDEAGRRLLKLRPRK; this is translated from the coding sequence ATGACCAATCGCAGCGAAGCAGCCATTCAATCCGCGCATCGCATCTTCCGGGCCGATCGCACCAAGGGGTTGGCCGAGTCCGTCATCCGTGAGATGACGCGGCTCGCGCTGCAACATGGTGCCGTGAATCTTTCGCAAGGCTACCCGGATTTTCCCGCGCCCGCGCTCATCAAGGAGGCGGCCAAGCGGGCCATCGACGCCGACGTTAATCAGTACTCCATCACCTGGGGCGCGAAGAAATTTCGCGACGCGCTCTCGCGCAAGCTGACCGGCGAGCTGGGCTGGGAGGTGGACCCGGAGCGCGAGTTGACGGTGGTGTGCGGCGCGACGGAAGGCATGTTTGTGGCCTTCATGGCGCTGCTGAATCCCGGCGACGAGGTCATCGTTTTTGAGCCGTTCTATGAGAACTACGGCCCCGACTGCGAACTGACCGGCGCGGTGCCCAGGCTGGTATCGCTGCATCCGCCGGATTTCCAGTTCTCGCGCGAGGCGCTGCGCGCGGCGTTTAACTCGCGCACCCGCGCCATCATCATTAACTCGCCGAATAATCCCAGCGGAAAAGTTTTTAGCCGCGACGAGTTGGAATTGATCGCCGCGCTTTGCCGCGAACATGACGTGTTGGCCATCACCGACGAAATCTACGAGCACATTTTATACGATGGTGCCGTGCACATTCCCATGTCCACGTTGCCGGGAATGCGCGAGCGCACCGTAACTATCAACAGTTGCTCCAAGACCTATAGCGTAACGGGATGGCGCGTCGGATGGGTGGTGGCTGCGCCGGAGCTGACCAACAGCATCCGCAAAGTCCACGATTTTCTCACCGTGGGCGCGCCCGCTCCGTTGCAGGAAGCGGCGGCGGAAGCCGTCGCGCTGCCGCGCAGTTACTATGAAGAGCTTGCCGCTGAGTACGCGGTCCGCCGCACCAGGCTGTTGGGGATTTTGCAAGACACTGGTTTCCGGTGCTTCAAACCTTCCGGCGCCTACTACATCATGGCGGACATCTCTGCCTTCAGATTCCCGAACGATACGGAGTTCGTGAAGCACCTGATTACCACGATCGGAGTGGCCGCCGTGCCCGGCTCCAGCTTCTTCCGCAACCCGGTCGACGGCGCGCACCTGGTGCGCTTTACATTTTGTAAAAAAGAAGAAACGCTGGACGAAGCGGGCCGCCGCCTGCTGAAACTTCGTCCACGCAAATGA
- a CDS encoding DUF1648 domain-containing protein, whose product MSPKEAQLTTPSTNPPDTVSIQPSGAFRLPHLLIFLLLGLLIWQTMHYYPLLPEQIAAHFDVAGNPNGFQSRTFFFGLIWAVVLVVLLAFLGIPRWLGKLNPRLLNIPNKEYWLTPARLDQAMKILSTEMGWYGVVVIGFILFTMQLALQANVARAPLNSRLLIMGLVAFLAFTVIWTIRMYRKLAVPKAQR is encoded by the coding sequence ATGTCTCCGAAGGAGGCACAATTGACGACGCCCAGTACTAATCCCCCCGATACTGTATCCATTCAACCGAGCGGTGCGTTCCGACTCCCGCACCTGCTGATTTTCCTGCTGCTGGGGCTGCTCATCTGGCAGACCATGCACTACTACCCGCTGCTGCCAGAGCAAATTGCCGCGCACTTTGACGTCGCCGGAAACCCCAACGGATTCCAGTCGCGGACATTTTTCTTCGGCCTGATTTGGGCCGTGGTGCTGGTGGTGCTGCTGGCTTTCCTAGGCATCCCGCGTTGGCTGGGAAAACTGAATCCGCGCTTACTGAACATTCCCAACAAAGAGTATTGGCTTACGCCCGCGCGACTGGATCAGGCGATGAAAATACTTTCCACCGAGATGGGCTGGTATGGAGTCGTGGTGATCGGGTTCATCCTCTTCACCATGCAACTTGCACTGCAGGCCAATGTGGCCCGCGCCCCGCTCAACAGCCGATTGCTGATCATGGGCCTGGTCGCCTTCCTCGCCTTCACGGTGATCTGGACCATTCGCATGTACCGCAAGCTGGCCGTCCCGAAAGCACAGCGATGA
- a CDS encoding non-canonical purine NTP pyrophosphatase, whose protein sequence is MSDLIYVASSNAGKLTEIMLGVELWQRHRKEMPGARLACTIELLPGFALLPRCAEDADTFAGNARKKALHYSRLTKSPRAWVLADDSGLVVDALDGAPGIYSARYAGPNATDADNNHMLIDALRDVPPPRRTARFVCALALANEDAVVAEFSGVAEGAILDTPRGTHGFGYDPLFLDPLSGKTYAELTAEEKLERSHRGQALFALLDWLAVR, encoded by the coding sequence ATGAGTGATTTGATCTACGTCGCCAGCAGCAACGCGGGCAAGCTCACCGAAATCATGCTGGGCGTGGAGCTGTGGCAGCGCCATCGCAAGGAGATGCCCGGCGCACGCCTCGCCTGCACGATTGAGCTGCTGCCCGGCTTCGCGCTGCTGCCGCGCTGCGCGGAGGACGCCGATACCTTCGCCGGCAACGCGCGCAAGAAAGCTCTGCACTACAGTCGGCTGACAAAGAGTCCGCGCGCCTGGGTACTGGCCGATGACTCCGGACTGGTGGTGGATGCGCTCGACGGCGCGCCGGGCATCTACTCAGCGCGCTACGCCGGGCCGAACGCCACCGATGCCGACAACAACCACATGCTGATCGATGCGCTACGTGATGTTCCGCCGCCGCGCCGCACCGCCCGCTTCGTCTGCGCGCTGGCGCTGGCCAATGAAGATGCGGTCGTCGCGGAGTTTTCCGGCGTGGCGGAGGGCGCGATTCTCGATACTCCGCGCGGCACGCATGGCTTCGGCTACGATCCGCTGTTCCTCGATCCACTCAGCGGCAAGACCTACGCCGAACTCACCGCTGAAGAAAAACTCGAACGCAGCCATCGCGGCCAGGCGCTGTTCGCGTTGCTCGATTGGCTCGCAGTCCGTTAA
- a CDS encoding class I SAM-dependent methyltransferase has translation MSNAERTKWDERYRAGDHASETPDPLLQRLLDNSLPQPQGRAALDVACGAGRHAVWLAEHGWDAYGCDVSLEGLRVAAQLARTRGVTLKLFCADMDASSLPPNRFDLIVVFFYLQRSLFEVFKSALRPGGFIIFRTYVADATAPEGAGDNPAHVLQPGELAAAFAGFRVLHENKKVGSRAITEFIAQKL, from the coding sequence ATGTCCAATGCGGAACGCACCAAGTGGGACGAGCGCTATCGCGCCGGTGACCACGCGTCTGAAACACCTGATCCATTGTTGCAACGCCTGCTGGACAACTCGTTGCCGCAGCCGCAGGGCCGCGCCGCGCTGGACGTGGCCTGCGGGGCGGGCCGGCACGCGGTGTGGCTGGCCGAACATGGGTGGGACGCGTATGGTTGCGATGTCTCGCTCGAAGGGTTGCGTGTCGCGGCGCAGTTGGCACGCACGCGAGGCGTAACGCTCAAACTGTTCTGCGCGGATATGGATGCGTCGTCGCTGCCGCCCAATCGTTTCGACTTGATTGTGGTGTTCTTCTATCTGCAGCGCAGTTTGTTTGAAGTTTTCAAATCCGCGTTGCGGCCCGGCGGGTTTATCATCTTCCGGACGTATGTCGCGGACGCGACGGCACCGGAAGGTGCTGGGGACAATCCCGCCCACGTGCTGCAGCCCGGCGAGCTGGCCGCGGCGTTCGCGGGCTTCCGCGTTCTCCACGAAAACAAGAAAGTGGGCAGCCGCGCCATCACCGAGTTCATCGCGCAGAAGCTGTAA
- a CDS encoding tetratricopeptide repeat protein, whose amino-acid sequence MQDSEDQLKAAELFHLAYSHQMKGDLEQAIDLYKQSIALAPTAEAHTFLGWTYSFQNRYDEAIAECRQAIQVDPDFGNPYNDIGAYLIEQGQFTEAIPWLEKATLASRYESYCFPHYNLGRVYEKLRQWGKAVQSYRKSLEHNAGYGLAKKALFRLQSQLN is encoded by the coding sequence ATGCAGGATAGCGAAGATCAATTGAAAGCTGCGGAGCTGTTCCACCTCGCCTACTCGCACCAGATGAAGGGTGATCTGGAGCAGGCGATCGATTTATACAAGCAATCCATCGCCCTTGCGCCCACGGCCGAGGCCCACACCTTCCTGGGCTGGACCTACAGTTTCCAAAATCGTTACGACGAGGCCATCGCGGAGTGCCGCCAGGCTATCCAGGTCGATCCCGATTTTGGCAATCCCTACAACGATATCGGCGCTTATCTGATCGAGCAGGGCCAGTTCACGGAAGCGATTCCGTGGCTGGAGAAGGCTACCCTCGCCAGTCGTTATGAGAGCTACTGCTTTCCGCATTACAATCTCGGCCGCGTCTATGAAAAGCTGCGTCAGTGGGGGAAAGCGGTGCAGAGCTACCGAAAATCGCTGGAGCACAACGCCGGCTATGGTCTGGCGAAGAAGGCCCTGTTCCGTCTGCAATCCCAGTTGAATTAA
- a CDS encoding NAD+ synthase, with the protein MKIALAQMNPTVGDFSGNREKLVRYAREAQAAGADLAVFPELSLCGYPPRDLVEKPSFVERNQLELAALAAEVPGIAIIVGFVSRVPGESGRRVANSAALLSGGLVRFVQSKMLLPTYDVFDEGRYFEPSKKQKIIELGSERLALTICEDIWNDKNFTTNRLYPQDPVEQLFQQGATALVNISGSPFAMGKPRFREEMLRAFAVRYRAPVIFVNQVGGNDSLVFDGSSLALDRAGNVRARAKAFEEDLVYFDTAEGGPSSAATAPSESAGNLDDDPSVYAALVLGTRDYVRKCGFESVLIGLSGGIDSALTAAIAVDALGRDNVLGVAMPGPYSSPESLADARTLAANLGIRFEVVSITGTFEAYLASLRELFAGTPSGVAEENIQARVRGNLLMALSNKFRSLVLSTGNKSELSVGYCTLYGDMAGGLAVISDIPKTQVYRLCAIVNQRAQLIPPAIPQAIIDKAPTAELRPNQKDTDSLPPYEVLDIILKSYIEDAETARQIAERTGIALELVERVTRMVDGNEYKRQQAAPGLKVTSKAFGIGRRFPIAQRYRE; encoded by the coding sequence ATGAAGATCGCGCTGGCGCAGATGAATCCAACCGTGGGGGACTTCTCCGGTAATCGGGAGAAGCTCGTCCGTTATGCCCGCGAGGCGCAGGCCGCCGGAGCCGATCTGGCCGTATTTCCGGAGCTATCGCTGTGCGGCTATCCGCCACGCGACCTGGTCGAGAAGCCCAGCTTTGTGGAGCGCAACCAACTGGAGTTGGCGGCATTGGCCGCCGAGGTTCCCGGCATTGCGATCATTGTCGGCTTCGTCAGCCGCGTGCCGGGCGAGTCGGGAAGGCGTGTGGCCAATAGCGCCGCGTTGCTGTCGGGAGGGTTGGTGCGCTTCGTGCAATCGAAGATGCTCTTGCCCACCTATGACGTATTCGACGAGGGCCGCTATTTTGAGCCGAGCAAGAAGCAAAAGATTATAGAGTTGGGCAGCGAGCGGTTGGCGCTGACCATCTGCGAGGATATCTGGAACGACAAAAATTTCACGACCAATCGCCTCTATCCGCAGGACCCGGTGGAACAGTTGTTTCAGCAGGGGGCCACCGCGCTGGTCAATATTTCCGGCTCCCCGTTTGCGATGGGCAAACCCCGGTTCCGCGAAGAAATGCTGCGTGCGTTTGCGGTGCGCTATCGAGCGCCGGTTATCTTCGTCAATCAGGTGGGCGGCAACGACAGCCTGGTATTTGATGGATCGAGCTTGGCGCTCGACCGCGCCGGCAACGTGCGCGCGCGCGCCAAGGCGTTTGAGGAAGACCTCGTTTATTTCGATACGGCGGAGGGCGGGCCATCCAGCGCAGCGACTGCCCCGAGCGAGAGCGCAGGCAATCTCGATGACGATCCATCCGTCTATGCCGCGCTGGTGCTGGGGACGCGCGACTACGTGCGCAAGTGTGGATTCGAGTCGGTGTTGATTGGCCTCAGTGGCGGCATCGACTCAGCGCTGACGGCGGCCATTGCCGTGGACGCGCTGGGGCGCGACAACGTGCTGGGCGTGGCCATGCCGGGCCCCTACTCCTCGCCGGAAAGCCTGGCCGATGCGCGTACCCTCGCCGCCAACCTCGGAATTCGCTTTGAGGTGGTTTCGATCACGGGCACCTTTGAGGCCTACCTCGCCTCGCTGCGGGAGCTGTTTGCTGGAACTCCCTCCGGCGTAGCGGAGGAGAATATCCAGGCGCGCGTGCGTGGCAATCTGCTGATGGCCCTCTCCAACAAGTTCCGCTCGCTGGTGTTGTCCACCGGCAACAAGAGCGAATTGTCCGTCGGCTATTGCACGCTCTACGGTGACATGGCCGGCGGGCTGGCGGTGATCTCAGACATTCCCAAGACGCAGGTTTACAGACTGTGCGCGATCGTCAATCAGCGGGCGCAGCTGATCCCGCCCGCCATTCCCCAGGCGATCATCGACAAGGCGCCCACCGCTGAGTTGCGGCCCAATCAGAAGGACACCGACAGCCTGCCTCCGTATGAGGTTCTGGATATCATTCTAAAAAGTTACATCGAAGATGCCGAGACGGCGCGACAGATCGCCGAGCGCACCGGCATCGCGCTGGAGCTGGTGGAGCGCGTAACGCGCATGGTGGATGGCAACGAATATAAGCGGCAGCAGGCAGCCCCGGGACTGAAAGTTACATCCAAGGCATTTGGCATTGGCCGCCGCTTCCCCATTGCCCAGCGGTATCGCGAGTAA
- the efp gene encoding elongation factor P has protein sequence MNATQMRRGNVIKHEGELFSIHQVTHRTPGNLRAFVQAKMRNLRTGAMIEHRFRSEDKMDVAHVDEQVMEFLYREHDDYHFMNTESYEQIHLTAETLGDNANYLIPNIQIKIQMYEGRAVGIDLPITVDMTVMETEPGLKSATVSNVTKPATMETGLVVGVPAFINVGEKIRVDTAEGKYLERAK, from the coding sequence ATGAACGCAACACAGATGCGGCGCGGCAACGTCATCAAGCACGAGGGAGAGCTGTTCTCCATCCATCAGGTAACGCACCGCACGCCGGGCAACCTGCGCGCCTTCGTGCAGGCCAAGATGCGCAACCTGCGCACCGGCGCCATGATCGAGCACCGCTTCCGCTCGGAAGACAAGATGGATGTGGCGCACGTCGATGAGCAGGTGATGGAGTTCCTGTACCGCGAACACGACGACTACCACTTCATGAACACCGAGTCCTACGAGCAGATTCATCTGACGGCGGAAACGCTGGGCGACAACGCCAACTACCTGATCCCCAACATCCAGATTAAAATCCAGATGTACGAGGGCCGCGCCGTGGGCATCGACCTGCCCATCACCGTGGACATGACGGTGATGGAAACCGAGCCGGGCCTGAAGTCCGCCACGGTGAGCAACGTAACCAAGCCCGCCACCATGGAAACCGGTCTGGTAGTGGGCGTGCCTGCGTTCATCAACGTCGGCGAGAAGATCCGCGTGGACACCGCGGAAGGCAAGTACCTCGAACGCGCCAAGTAA
- a CDS encoding NADH-quinone oxidoreductase subunit A, protein MPSEYIPVVIFLLLAISFPVVSLLAAKLVRPDSPFAAKLMPYECGIDPESSSRGRYTVRFYIVAILFVIFDVETIFLFPWAVQFRMLGLFGLIEMLVFLAILVAGYVWVYRKGALDWV, encoded by the coding sequence GTGCCTTCAGAGTATATCCCTGTAGTGATTTTCCTGTTGCTGGCCATTTCCTTCCCCGTGGTCTCGCTGCTGGCGGCAAAGTTGGTGCGTCCGGACTCTCCGTTTGCCGCCAAGTTGATGCCCTATGAGTGCGGCATCGATCCCGAGTCGAGTTCGCGCGGCCGCTACACCGTGCGCTTCTACATTGTGGCGATCCTGTTCGTCATCTTCGACGTGGAAACCATCTTCCTGTTTCCGTGGGCCGTGCAGTTCCGCATGCTGGGCCTGTTCGGGTTGATCGAGATGCTGGTGTTCCTAGCCATCCTCGTCGCCGGATACGTTTGGGTTTATCGCAAAGGCGCGCTCGACTGGGTGTAG
- a CDS encoding glycosyltransferase: MLAAENPVLIFITRIFTPDPFQGIYKPNSFDLFVLVPYFTILIILAILGVHRYYMMYLYYRNRTPRLSPIQDVPVPLGKFSDLPRVTIQLPIFNERYVAERMIEEACKIEYPSERLDIQVLDDSTDETAALARDCVERYAALGHPITYLHRTNREGYKAGALAEGLLQAKGEFVAIFDADFLPPADFLARTIDHFTDPKVALVQTRWTYLNRHFSWLTEVQAILLDGHFVYEHIARTKTGRFFNFNGTAGIWRRVAIDQAGGWEHDTLTEDADLSYRAQLLGWKFVYRPDIECLSELPVEMNAFKTQQARWAKGLIQVGMKILPRVLRSDAPRHVKTEAFYHMTANLSYPLMIVLALLSFPAMIIRFYQGWFQMLYIDLPLMAAATLSVSAFYMGSQRELFPDDWKRSFRYLPLILATGVGLTLTNSWAVFEALMGKQSEFVRTPKYSLEAQRNQTGRSVGPRFFRNVYRKRAHWVAMLEVALGVYFLYTVYFAIASANYATAFFLSLFVLGYLGTGLISLFQGRWDRWSEAVTSVAASIQNAARFALRLFHRA, from the coding sequence ATGCTCGCCGCAGAAAATCCGGTGCTGATCTTTATCACCCGTATCTTCACGCCGGACCCATTCCAGGGCATCTACAAGCCCAACAGCTTCGACCTGTTCGTGCTGGTCCCGTACTTCACCATCCTGATTATTCTGGCCATCCTCGGCGTGCATCGCTATTACATGATGTACCTCTACTACCGCAACCGGACACCGCGCCTGTCGCCAATTCAAGACGTGCCGGTGCCGCTCGGGAAGTTCAGCGATCTGCCGCGCGTAACCATCCAACTACCCATCTTCAATGAGCGCTATGTTGCCGAGCGCATGATCGAAGAGGCTTGTAAGATCGAGTACCCGAGCGAGCGGCTGGACATTCAGGTGCTCGACGACTCGACTGACGAAACCGCCGCGCTGGCGCGTGATTGCGTGGAGCGCTACGCCGCGCTGGGCCACCCGATCACCTATCTGCACCGCACCAACCGCGAAGGCTACAAAGCCGGCGCACTGGCCGAGGGATTGTTGCAGGCCAAGGGCGAGTTCGTCGCCATCTTCGACGCCGACTTCCTGCCTCCCGCCGATTTCCTCGCGCGCACCATCGACCACTTCACCGACCCGAAGGTTGCGCTGGTGCAGACGCGCTGGACGTATCTCAACCGGCATTTCTCCTGGCTGACGGAAGTGCAGGCCATCCTGCTGGACGGGCACTTTGTCTACGAGCACATCGCGCGCACCAAGACCGGGCGCTTCTTCAATTTCAACGGCACGGCCGGCATCTGGCGGCGCGTGGCTATTGATCAGGCGGGCGGTTGGGAGCACGACACGCTCACCGAAGACGCCGACTTGAGCTATCGCGCGCAACTGCTCGGCTGGAAGTTTGTCTATCGCCCCGACATCGAGTGCCTGAGCGAGCTGCCCGTTGAGATGAACGCCTTCAAGACGCAGCAGGCGCGCTGGGCCAAGGGCCTTATTCAGGTGGGCATGAAGATTCTGCCGCGCGTGCTGCGCAGTGATGCGCCGCGCCACGTGAAGACTGAAGCGTTCTATCACATGACCGCGAACCTCTCGTATCCACTGATGATCGTGCTGGCTCTACTGAGTTTTCCGGCGATGATCATTCGCTTCTATCAAGGCTGGTTCCAGATGCTCTACATCGATCTGCCGTTGATGGCCGCCGCGACGCTCTCGGTCTCCGCGTTCTATATGGGCAGCCAGCGCGAGCTATTTCCCGATGACTGGAAGCGCAGTTTCCGCTACCTGCCGCTGATTCTGGCGACCGGCGTGGGCCTGACATTGACCAACTCCTGGGCGGTGTTCGAGGCGCTGATGGGCAAGCAGAGCGAGTTCGTGCGCACCCCCAAGTACAGCCTGGAAGCCCAACGCAACCAGACGGGCCGTTCCGTCGGCCCGCGCTTCTTCCGCAATGTCTATCGCAAGCGCGCCCACTGGGTAGCGATGCTCGAAGTCGCCCTCGGCGTGTACTTTCTCTACACCGTCTACTTTGCCATCGCCAGCGCCAACTACGCCACCGCCTTCTTCTTGAGCCTGTTCGTACTCGGCTATCTGGGCACCGGTCTGATCTCGCTCTTCCAAGGTAGATGGGACCGCTGGTCGGAAGCAGTTACGTCCGTCGCCGCATCCATCCAAAACGCCGCCCGCTTCGCCCTGCGCCTCTTCCACCGCGCGTGA
- a CDS encoding aminopeptidase P family protein, translated as MTLARFMPGWQRFVVCAIWCSLPAQLFGQSAGQSTAPALLTPADYAARRAALRARIDDGIVVLHGNGEPSGSEAFRVFHQDSNFLYLTGYNSPGAMLVLTSGNEERQGRERSSAPAIKETLYIPSRDPQSEVWTGPQLDPDKPETAAQLAFESVRSVKQLDADLRRMSKNVRKIFTTLPNPHAAEDESAFDRSRLERLKKVFSKASMQSIDKETTPLRQIKSALEIEMTRRAVACTMDAHRQAGRALQPGVREYEIAALMKYTMERAGCTITGFDPIVAAGPRSTILHYTRGDKRVEQGDLVVVDVGGEFADYSADISRTLPASGKFTARQREIYEIVLGAQEVVLKAVRPGASLYGRGADSLHNIAREYLNTHGQDRNGQPLGKYFTHGIGHQVGLDVHDSEDRATPLREGMILAIEPGLYLPDENIGVRIEDMVLVTKDGGVLLSTDLPRTVEDVERWLALE; from the coding sequence ATGACTCTTGCGCGATTCATGCCGGGTTGGCAGCGCTTCGTTGTGTGCGCCATCTGGTGCTCGCTGCCAGCGCAACTTTTTGGGCAATCGGCGGGGCAGTCAACCGCACCGGCTCTGTTAACTCCCGCCGACTATGCCGCAAGGCGCGCTGCGCTGCGTGCGCGAATCGACGATGGGATTGTTGTATTGCACGGCAACGGGGAACCTTCCGGCTCTGAAGCATTCCGCGTCTTCCATCAGGACAGTAATTTTCTCTACCTCACTGGATACAATTCCCCTGGCGCGATGCTGGTGCTGACATCAGGCAATGAAGAGCGCCAGGGCAGGGAACGGTCTTCGGCGCCCGCAATTAAAGAGACACTATACATTCCTTCGCGCGATCCGCAGTCCGAGGTTTGGACCGGGCCGCAGCTTGATCCCGACAAGCCCGAGACGGCTGCGCAACTCGCGTTCGAGTCCGTGCGGAGCGTGAAGCAGTTGGACGCGGACCTGCGCCGGATGTCCAAGAATGTCCGCAAGATTTTCACCACGCTGCCCAACCCGCACGCTGCCGAAGACGAATCCGCGTTCGACCGCTCGCGTCTGGAGCGGCTGAAGAAAGTCTTCAGCAAGGCCAGCATGCAGTCCATTGACAAGGAGACCACGCCGCTACGACAGATCAAGTCGGCGCTCGAAATCGAGATGACCCGCCGGGCGGTGGCTTGCACGATGGACGCGCATCGTCAGGCGGGCCGGGCGCTGCAGCCTGGCGTGCGCGAGTATGAGATCGCGGCGCTGATGAAATACACGATGGAGCGGGCCGGGTGTACGATCACCGGCTTCGATCCCATCGTCGCCGCCGGTCCGCGCTCGACGATCCTGCATTACACGCGCGGCGATAAGCGCGTGGAGCAGGGCGACCTGGTGGTGGTCGATGTGGGCGGCGAGTTCGCGGACTACTCGGCGGATATCTCACGCACGCTGCCGGCCAGCGGCAAGTTCACCGCGCGGCAGCGCGAGATATACGAGATTGTTTTGGGCGCGCAGGAAGTGGTACTGAAGGCCGTGCGGCCCGGCGCGTCGCTCTACGGACGCGGCGCCGACAGCTTGCACAACATCGCGCGGGAATATCTGAACACGCACGGGCAGGACCGCAATGGCCAGCCGCTGGGGAAATATTTCACGCACGGCATCGGGCATCAGGTGGGTCTCGACGTGCATGACTCGGAAGACCGCGCCACGCCCCTGCGCGAGGGCATGATCCTGGCCATCGAGCCGGGTCTCTATCTGCCCGATGAAAACATTGGCGTGCGCATCGAAGACATGGTGTTGGTTACCAAAGACGGCGGCGTGCTGCTGAGCACGGACTTGCCGCGCACGGTAGAGGATGTCGAGCGCTGGCTGGCGCTGGAGTAA
- a CDS encoding tetratricopeptide repeat protein, with protein MTTIVAVGAGVGAAHWRNSGASAPLAAGFVLCLRGVCITMNDSDHDVVPRGVRMRGAARCWPRLTLIVMALAASLTLALAVMGVSCNRRSPNWEQLNQSAAEAIDAGRSIKAEEHLLAALELARNTESEASRIPLSLHRLARFYEARQRYTAAAEYFSLAFDADSERLGADDPSLYDTTQRLAGIYESSQELTEAKEVYKRFLKLQEVGLGKDALPIASTLVPIGRLARMRGGYDEAEKAFQRALAIRIQHLGQDNGKLPEILDEYVALLRETEHPYEADLMEERSADLRMRETARKVREAQQK; from the coding sequence ATGACAACAATCGTAGCAGTGGGCGCGGGAGTGGGCGCTGCTCACTGGCGGAATTCGGGAGCGTCTGCGCCGCTGGCTGCTGGGTTTGTCTTGTGCCTGCGCGGTGTTTGCATTACTATGAACGATTCGGATCATGATGTGGTGCCCAGAGGCGTGAGGATGCGTGGAGCTGCGCGATGCTGGCCTCGGCTGACGCTGATCGTTATGGCGCTAGCCGCGTCGCTGACTTTGGCGTTGGCCGTTATGGGGGTTTCCTGCAATCGGCGCTCACCGAATTGGGAACAGTTGAATCAGTCCGCGGCCGAGGCCATTGACGCTGGCCGCAGCATTAAGGCTGAAGAGCACTTGCTGGCCGCGCTGGAGCTGGCTCGCAATACGGAGAGCGAGGCATCGCGTATTCCGTTGAGCCTGCACAGGCTGGCGCGGTTCTACGAGGCACGGCAGCGCTACACAGCCGCTGCGGAGTATTTTTCACTGGCGTTTGACGCCGACAGTGAGCGGTTGGGGGCGGATGATCCGTCGCTGTACGACACGACGCAGCGGCTGGCTGGAATCTACGAAAGCAGTCAGGAACTGACGGAAGCGAAGGAAGTTTACAAGCGCTTTCTGAAGCTGCAGGAAGTTGGTCTGGGCAAGGATGCCTTGCCGATTGCCTCAACGCTGGTGCCGATTGGCCGGCTGGCGCGCATGCGCGGCGGATACGACGAGGCGGAGAAGGCCTTTCAGCGCGCGCTGGCGATTCGCATCCAGCATTTGGGGCAGGACAACGGGAAGTTGCCGGAGATTCTGGATGAGTATGTTGCCTTGCTGCGCGAGACGGAGCATCCCTACGAGGCCGACTTGATGGAAGAGCGATCCGCGGACCTGCGGATGCGCGAAACGGCGCGGAAAGTTCGGGAAGCGCAGCAAAAATAG
- a CDS encoding acetyl-CoA carboxylase biotin carboxyl carrier protein subunit, producing MAETVIAPMVGKILAISCKVGDKVAEDDTLLTMEAMKMEIPVVAPVSGVVKEITVAVGESVDADAPLVIIE from the coding sequence ATGGCGGAAACAGTAATCGCACCCATGGTGGGCAAGATATTGGCGATCAGTTGCAAGGTGGGCGACAAGGTCGCTGAAGACGATACTCTGCTGACCATGGAAGCCATGAAGATGGAGATCCCCGTGGTCGCGCCTGTCTCTGGCGTGGTGAAGGAAATCACAGTCGCCGTCGGCGAGAGCGTGGATGCCGACGCCCCGCTCGTCATTATTGAATAA